The following coding sequences lie in one Amycolatopsis cihanbeyliensis genomic window:
- a CDS encoding class I SAM-dependent methyltransferase: protein MTKYSRHAIRAGMTRMVNRVLRPDDRAHAERLDRLEGELAALRAEVAGQAQRVLDRVVEFEIRTRRDIVYAGDVEAARESARFAQEHLVGARHFGRPQETLEYGLSLAPSGGMALEFGVASGNTLKLIAAQRADNQVYGFDSFEGLPEDWLAGVPAGAFARDDLPEVPGAHLVVGLFADTLPDFLAAHRGRVDFLHVDSDLYSSARTVLEQVGPRLEPGSVIVFDEFYNYPGWQRHEYRAWLEYVERTGVSFTYEACTYEDRQVVVRVTGMTGQAEGR from the coding sequence ATGACGAAATACTCACGACACGCGATCCGCGCGGGGATGACCCGCATGGTCAACCGGGTTCTCCGGCCGGACGACCGCGCGCATGCGGAACGCCTCGACCGGCTGGAGGGCGAGCTCGCCGCGCTCCGTGCCGAGGTCGCAGGCCAGGCACAGCGCGTGCTCGACCGGGTTGTCGAGTTCGAGATCCGCACGAGGCGCGACATCGTCTACGCCGGGGACGTCGAAGCGGCGCGGGAGAGCGCCCGGTTCGCCCAGGAACACCTGGTCGGCGCGCGGCACTTCGGGCGACCGCAGGAGACGTTGGAATACGGCCTCTCGCTCGCTCCTTCCGGGGGTATGGCCCTGGAGTTCGGGGTCGCCTCCGGAAACACACTCAAACTCATCGCGGCGCAACGCGCCGACAACCAGGTGTACGGCTTCGACTCGTTCGAGGGGCTGCCGGAGGACTGGCTCGCCGGGGTGCCTGCCGGGGCGTTCGCCCGCGACGACCTTCCCGAGGTGCCGGGAGCCCACCTCGTGGTGGGGCTCTTCGCCGACACCCTGCCGGACTTTCTCGCGGCACACCGGGGCCGGGTCGACTTCCTGCACGTCGACAGCGACCTGTACAGCTCGGCAAGGACGGTCCTCGAACAGGTCGGGCCTCGGCTCGAGCCGGGCAGCGTGATCGTGTTCGACGAGTTCTACAACTACCCCGGCTGGCAGCGGCACGAGTACCGGGCCTGGCTGGAGTACGTGGAGCGGACCGGCGTGTCGTTCACCTACGAGGCGTGCACGTACGAGGACAGGCAGGTAGTCGTGCGTGTCACCGGGATGACCGGCCAGGCGGAGGGCCGCTAG
- a CDS encoding GNAT family N-acetyltransferase — MLRPATEEDAESIRRWRNHPKVRGASFTTHEIGVDEHRAWWDAISADLTRRVLIYERAGVPAGVVIFVGLDAEVTEWNKYLDVEGLGEDRSAAWVELEYEAIDYAFDVLGVRTLGAATLASNTPVLRLHQQVGFTEVRRYLREVDGEPREVVWNELTPAEVRRVKGM; from the coding sequence GTGCTGCGTCCGGCCACCGAAGAGGATGCGGAGTCGATTCGCCGCTGGCGCAACCACCCCAAGGTGCGCGGAGCCAGCTTCACCACCCACGAGATCGGGGTGGACGAGCATCGCGCCTGGTGGGACGCGATATCCGCGGACTTGACCCGCCGTGTCCTGATCTACGAACGTGCGGGTGTACCCGCGGGGGTGGTGATCTTCGTCGGGCTGGACGCCGAGGTCACGGAATGGAACAAGTACCTCGATGTCGAAGGGCTCGGCGAGGACCGGAGCGCGGCCTGGGTCGAGCTGGAGTACGAGGCGATCGACTACGCCTTCGACGTGCTGGGTGTTCGGACGCTCGGCGCGGCCACCTTGGCGAGCAACACCCCGGTGCTCCGGCTGCACCAGCAGGTCGGCTTCACCGAGGTGCGGCGGTACCTTCGGGAGGTCGACGGGGAACCGCGCGAGGTCGTGTGGAACGAACTGACCCCGGCCGAGGTGCGCAGGGTGAAGGGAATGTGA
- a CDS encoding ABC transporter ATP-binding protein, with protein sequence MVSIEVREAYVDFPIFDAKTRSLKKKVLGKVGGKIGTESRVPIIEALHDITLSINDGDRIGLVGHNGAGKSTLLRLLSGIYEPTRGHASIVGRVAPVFDLGVGLDPEISGYENIMIRGLYLGMSRKQMEKRIDDIAEFTELGDYLAMPLRTYSTGMRVRLALGVVTSIDPEILLLDEGIGAVDAAFLNKARNRLVDLVRRSGLLVFASHQDDLLLELCTSAIWMDEGHMRMRGGLREVLTAYKGKDPFENLSAEAAARIGTEQTLAAKGEG encoded by the coding sequence ATGGTCAGCATTGAGGTTCGCGAAGCTTACGTCGATTTTCCGATTTTCGACGCCAAGACCCGATCGCTGAAGAAGAAGGTGCTCGGCAAGGTCGGCGGCAAGATCGGCACCGAGAGCAGGGTGCCGATCATCGAGGCACTGCACGACATCACCTTGTCGATCAACGACGGGGACCGCATCGGGCTGGTCGGGCACAACGGGGCGGGCAAGTCCACCCTGCTGCGACTGCTGTCCGGCATCTACGAGCCGACCCGCGGCCACGCCAGTATCGTCGGCAGGGTCGCGCCCGTTTTCGACCTCGGTGTCGGGCTCGACCCGGAGATCTCCGGCTACGAGAACATCATGATCCGGGGCCTTTACCTCGGGATGAGCCGCAAGCAGATGGAGAAGCGGATCGACGACATCGCCGAGTTCACCGAACTCGGCGACTACCTGGCGATGCCGTTGCGTACCTACTCCACCGGGATGCGGGTGCGGCTGGCGCTGGGCGTGGTCACCTCGATCGACCCGGAGATCCTGCTGCTCGACGAGGGTATCGGCGCGGTGGACGCGGCCTTCCTGAACAAGGCCAGGAACCGGCTGGTGGACCTGGTCCGCCGCTCCGGCCTGCTGGTGTTCGCCTCGCATCAGGACGACCTGCTGCTGGAGCTGTGCACCTCGGCGATCTGGATGGACGAGGGACACATGCGGATGCGCGGCGGGCTGCGCGAGGTACTGACGGCGTACAAGGGCAAGGACCCGTTCGAGAACCTCAGCGCCGAGGCCGCCGCCCGGATCGGGACCGAGCAGACGCTCGCGGCCAAGGGCGAGGGATGA
- a CDS encoding ABC transporter permease, whose amino-acid sequence MHATSTVHPVDTAAGTPSKPAPDRRSFARAFADLRTGFRQRELWSHLGWQDIKQRYRRSVLGPLWITISMGITALGLGLLYSQLFDSEISTYLPYITVGFIVWHFLLGNLTEGTDTFIANEGLIKHLPAPLSVYVLRTVWRQSIMFVHNLIIYFVVLAIFWNGITEPGYTITDNGVPQPGLGWSAFLAIPGFALIAINAGWVVLLFGIASTRFRDIPQVVSSLINLMFFMTPIVWSTDILRDRFGESVGWRDLVAELNPLYHFIQIVRAPLIGNEQSWHHWVIVAGFAVVGWGLALLVMRNYRSRVSYWV is encoded by the coding sequence GTGCACGCCACCAGCACTGTTCACCCAGTAGACACCGCCGCTGGGACGCCGTCGAAGCCGGCGCCCGACCGGCGCTCCTTCGCCAGAGCGTTCGCCGACCTCAGAACCGGCTTCCGGCAGCGCGAACTGTGGAGCCATCTCGGTTGGCAGGACATCAAGCAGCGCTACCGCCGCTCGGTACTCGGGCCGCTGTGGATCACCATCAGCATGGGCATCACGGCGCTCGGCCTCGGCCTGCTCTACTCGCAGCTGTTCGATTCCGAGATCTCGACGTACCTGCCCTACATCACCGTCGGGTTCATCGTCTGGCACTTCCTGCTCGGCAACCTCACCGAGGGCACCGACACGTTCATCGCGAACGAGGGGCTGATCAAGCACCTGCCCGCCCCGCTCTCCGTCTACGTGCTGCGCACGGTGTGGCGGCAGAGCATCATGTTCGTCCACAACCTGATCATCTACTTCGTGGTGCTGGCGATCTTCTGGAACGGGATCACCGAGCCGGGATACACCATCACGGACAACGGCGTACCTCAGCCCGGTCTGGGCTGGTCGGCGTTCCTGGCCATCCCGGGGTTCGCCCTGATCGCGATCAACGCGGGCTGGGTGGTGCTGCTGTTCGGCATCGCCTCCACCCGGTTCCGGGACATCCCGCAGGTGGTCAGCAGCCTGATCAACCTGATGTTCTTCATGACCCCGATCGTCTGGTCCACCGACATCCTCCGGGACCGGTTCGGCGAATCGGTCGGCTGGCGCGATCTGGTCGCCGAGCTGAACCCGCTGTACCACTTCATCCAGATCGTGCGCGCACCGCTGATCGGCAACGAGCAGAGCTGGCATCACTGGGTGATCGTGGCCGGCTTCGCGGTGGTCGGCTGGGGCCTGGCGCTCCTGGTGATGCGCAACTATCGTTCTCGCGTCTCGTATTGGGTGTGA
- a CDS encoding ESX secretion-associated protein EspG, whose protein sequence is MAHSFSLSLAAVDILLEHCGLGAAPFPFQLPQIGTTKTQRAQVRDAVFRDLESRGLAHSGRLDEDAELALRTIVRAPVAITAAAQLADDKKLFARVSSDGRFAVLARQDENLLVFEETRPTGLVTAIVDLLPLTPAAAGQSVTVPRPAPSSQPRRQAEDGGYDPFGGVSGPRGGGQLRMVERIFEKPKKRLGQFTALVQGQDGRQAPLGPLAWFDTEDGRYLNTMHQAGDGQQWITYAPADNARIAQQLYSQLEGYL, encoded by the coding sequence ATGGCGCATTCGTTCTCGCTGTCGCTGGCAGCGGTGGACATCCTGCTGGAGCACTGCGGGCTCGGCGCCGCACCCTTCCCCTTTCAGCTACCGCAGATCGGCACCACGAAAACCCAGCGGGCCCAGGTCAGGGATGCCGTGTTCCGCGACCTGGAATCCCGCGGACTGGCGCACTCCGGCCGGCTGGACGAGGACGCCGAGCTCGCACTGCGCACCATCGTGCGCGCGCCAGTGGCGATCACCGCGGCCGCCCAGCTCGCCGATGACAAGAAGCTGTTCGCCCGGGTCAGCTCGGACGGGCGGTTCGCCGTGCTGGCCCGGCAGGACGAGAACCTGCTGGTGTTCGAGGAGACCCGGCCGACCGGCCTGGTGACCGCGATCGTCGACCTGCTCCCGCTGACGCCTGCGGCCGCGGGGCAGTCGGTGACCGTCCCCCGCCCGGCGCCGAGCAGCCAGCCGCGGCGGCAGGCCGAGGACGGCGGCTATGACCCGTTCGGTGGCGTGAGCGGCCCGCGTGGGGGCGGACAGTTACGCATGGTGGAACGGATCTTCGAGAAGCCGAAGAAGCGGCTCGGCCAGTTCACCGCCCTGGTGCAGGGTCAGGACGGCCGGCAGGCCCCGCTCGGCCCGCTGGCCTGGTTCGACACCGAGGACGGCCGCTACCTGAACACCATGCACCAGGCCGGCGACGGCCAGCAGTGGATCACCTACGCCCCCGCTGACAACGCGCGGATCGCGCAGCAGTTGTACTCCCAGCTCGAGGGCTATCTCTGA
- the pseI gene encoding pseudaminic acid synthase: MSNRRGVRIGARTIGPEHAPFVIAEMSGNHNGEFDRALAIVDAVAGAGAHALKLQTYRADTITIDVDTPEFRITNENSPWHGENLYALYDRAHTPWEWHEPIFRRAREHGLEVFSSPFDPTAVDLLESLDTAAYKIASSEIVDLPLIELCARTGKPLIISTGKASVAEIDAAVTTAREAGNDQLIVLGCTASYPAPPEESNLRALPVLAEAFDVLVGLSDHTPGIGVPLASVPLGACAIEKHVTMSRKDGGVDSAFSLEPTELAALVTESERGWQALGETGIGPKPSERAGLRIRRSLYVVRDVRAGEPVTEHNVRSIRPAGGLPPADLATVLGRTFRADAPRGTPLTWDLV, from the coding sequence ATGTCCAACCGTCGCGGAGTCCGGATCGGTGCGCGCACGATCGGGCCCGAACACGCGCCGTTCGTGATCGCCGAAATGTCCGGAAACCACAACGGGGAGTTCGATCGGGCACTGGCCATCGTGGACGCGGTGGCCGGTGCGGGTGCGCACGCGCTGAAGTTGCAGACCTACCGGGCGGACACCATCACCATCGATGTCGACACCCCCGAGTTCCGGATCACCAACGAGAACTCCCCGTGGCACGGTGAGAACCTGTACGCCCTCTACGACCGGGCACATACCCCGTGGGAATGGCACGAACCGATCTTCCGGCGGGCGCGCGAGCACGGTCTCGAGGTCTTCTCCAGCCCGTTCGACCCGACCGCCGTCGATCTGCTGGAGTCGCTGGACACGGCCGCCTACAAGATCGCGTCCTCCGAGATCGTCGACCTGCCGTTGATCGAACTCTGCGCGCGCACCGGAAAGCCACTGATCATCTCGACCGGCAAGGCGAGTGTCGCCGAGATCGACGCGGCCGTGACCACGGCAAGGGAAGCCGGAAACGACCAGCTGATCGTGCTGGGTTGCACGGCTTCGTACCCGGCCCCGCCGGAGGAGAGCAACCTGCGCGCGCTGCCGGTCCTTGCCGAGGCCTTCGACGTCCTGGTGGGGCTTTCCGACCACACCCCGGGGATCGGGGTGCCACTGGCCTCCGTCCCGCTGGGGGCCTGTGCCATCGAGAAGCACGTGACCATGTCCAGGAAGGACGGTGGCGTCGACTCCGCGTTCTCCCTGGAGCCCACCGAGCTGGCCGCACTGGTGACGGAAAGCGAACGTGGCTGGCAGGCTCTCGGCGAAACCGGGATCGGTCCCAAGCCGAGCGAGCGGGCCGGTCTGCGGATCCGCCGTTCGCTGTATGTGGTACGGGACGTGCGCGCGGGTGAGCCGGTGACCGAGCACAATGTACGTTCCATCCGTCCCGCGGGTGGGCTGCCGCCCGCGGACCTGGCGACGGTGCTCGGGCGCACGTTCCGGGCGGACGCCCCCAGGGGCACCCCGCTCACCTGGGACCTGGTGTAG
- a CDS encoding glycosyltransferase, translating to MSGGGPEQAPLGAEAVVAVVVTRHRRELLTDSLKIIATQSHPVDHLVVVDNGPDQPAREVVRACGLPATYLPSHRNLGGAGGFALGMLHALSLGAGWIWLADDDGRPADEHVLAVLLNEARTRNLAEVSPVVANIDSPEKLAFPLRRGLSWKRSAAELGADFLPGIASLMNGALFRAGTLEVVGVPDLRLFFRGDEVELHRRLVRSGLPFGTSLQATYLHPNGSDEFKPMLGGRFHAQDPENEVKRYYTYRNRGYLLAQPGMRKIGALEVLRFGLYFIGVKRDPKAFLQWLRLVRQGRRERFFRY from the coding sequence ATGTCCGGCGGCGGGCCGGAGCAGGCCCCGCTCGGCGCGGAAGCGGTGGTGGCCGTGGTGGTCACCCGGCACCGGCGCGAGTTGCTCACCGACTCGCTCAAGATCATCGCGACCCAGAGCCACCCGGTCGACCACCTCGTCGTGGTGGACAACGGTCCCGACCAGCCCGCGCGGGAGGTCGTGCGGGCCTGCGGGCTTCCGGCCACCTACCTGCCCTCGCACCGCAACCTGGGCGGCGCGGGCGGGTTCGCCCTCGGCATGCTGCACGCGCTGTCCCTCGGCGCCGGCTGGATCTGGCTGGCCGACGACGACGGGCGGCCGGCGGACGAGCACGTGCTCGCGGTGTTGCTGAACGAGGCACGTACCCGGAACCTGGCCGAGGTCTCGCCGGTCGTGGCCAACATCGACAGCCCGGAGAAGCTGGCCTTCCCGCTGCGCCGCGGGCTGAGCTGGAAACGGTCCGCGGCCGAACTCGGTGCCGACTTCCTGCCCGGCATCGCCTCCCTGATGAACGGCGCGCTGTTCCGCGCCGGCACGCTCGAGGTGGTCGGCGTGCCGGACCTGCGCCTGTTCTTCCGCGGGGACGAGGTCGAGCTGCACCGCAGGCTGGTCCGCTCCGGCCTGCCCTTCGGCACCTCGCTCCAGGCGACCTACCTGCACCCGAACGGCTCGGACGAGTTCAAACCGATGCTCGGCGGCCGCTTCCACGCGCAGGACCCGGAGAACGAGGTGAAGCGGTACTACACCTACCGCAACCGCGGCTACCTGCTCGCCCAGCCCGGGATGCGGAAGATCGGGGCGCTGGAGGTGTTGCGCTTCGGCCTGTACTTCATCGGGGTGAAGCGCGACCCGAAGGCCTTCCTGCAGTGGCTGCGCCTGGTCCGCCAGGGGCGCAGGGAGCGGTTCTTCCGCTACTGA
- a CDS encoding glycosyltransferase produces MPGKAAAATRKSAGNGAAAAEPAEAEVFAERAPRGRLLAQRGLYAGPSDLVSKDLYAEVVEGVVARDRGGITLEPSALVSGNTYFGRFPASYWQRWTEVRQVRVEAVVSGSGRLAVGASDPDGESRVVATYTARDAERATVVLEAKIDRFLDGGALWLDLETEAGERLTVEGVRWTVEPPERIRPTAVTICTMNRVDDCLATLKSLAGDMSSLETLDAIYVADQGSDPVESREDFAEVAAELGDKLHYIRQPNLGGAGGFTRGLYEVAGRLAEADGLAGPGHQDSAVTEHANVLFMDDDVLLEPDLVIRLTAFSNKAANPMIVGGQMLNLLHPNQLHVGAEYARLNTLEPGQPVEHSLTTADLLGVDEETGKPNRQERRLDAGYNGWWSCLIPYEVVREVGYPMPYFFQWDDAEYSYRARAHGFPTVTLPGAGVWHADFHWKDWDEWHRYFNLRNSIITAALHSPFNLNVLARVLLAQVVRYLLSMQYGLTATLIKAVEDFLEGPEILADGGVAAMKEIREIRARYPETHRYPATDVPGIASSDIGIINTGPRPSLQRAVLLKRVLNRLLGKHTHALGAIPTDEAHWWHVSLFETAVVTDANQEGVRVRRYDRARMFELAKQTVRVLQRLRKEGHAVQEQYKRAMPELTSRANWTRLYRL; encoded by the coding sequence ATGCCCGGTAAAGCAGCAGCGGCCACGCGGAAGTCGGCCGGGAACGGCGCGGCGGCCGCGGAGCCGGCCGAAGCCGAGGTGTTCGCCGAGCGCGCCCCGCGGGGCAGGCTGCTCGCGCAGCGCGGCCTCTACGCGGGTCCCTCGGACCTGGTCAGCAAGGACCTCTACGCCGAGGTGGTCGAGGGCGTGGTCGCCCGCGACCGTGGCGGCATCACCCTCGAGCCCTCCGCCCTGGTGTCCGGCAACACCTACTTCGGACGTTTCCCGGCCAGCTACTGGCAGCGCTGGACCGAGGTGCGGCAGGTAAGGGTGGAAGCCGTGGTGAGCGGTTCGGGCAGGCTCGCCGTGGGCGCCTCCGACCCGGACGGCGAGTCGCGGGTGGTGGCCACGTACACCGCGCGGGACGCCGAGCGGGCCACGGTCGTCCTCGAGGCGAAGATCGACCGTTTCCTCGACGGCGGCGCGCTCTGGCTGGACCTGGAGACCGAGGCGGGCGAGCGGCTGACCGTCGAGGGCGTGCGGTGGACCGTCGAGCCGCCGGAGCGGATCCGGCCGACCGCGGTGACCATCTGCACGATGAACCGGGTGGACGACTGCCTCGCCACCCTGAAGTCGCTGGCCGGCGACATGTCCTCGCTGGAGACCCTGGACGCCATCTATGTCGCCGACCAGGGCAGTGACCCGGTGGAGTCCCGGGAGGACTTCGCCGAGGTCGCCGCGGAGCTGGGCGACAAGCTGCACTACATCCGGCAGCCGAACCTCGGCGGCGCGGGCGGGTTCACCCGCGGGTTGTACGAGGTCGCCGGGCGCCTGGCGGAGGCGGACGGGTTGGCGGGGCCGGGACACCAGGACAGCGCTGTGACCGAGCACGCGAACGTGCTGTTCATGGACGACGACGTGCTGCTGGAGCCCGATCTGGTGATCCGGCTGACGGCGTTCTCGAACAAGGCCGCGAACCCGATGATCGTGGGTGGGCAGATGCTCAACCTGCTGCACCCGAACCAGCTGCACGTCGGTGCCGAGTACGCCCGGCTGAACACTCTCGAGCCCGGCCAGCCGGTCGAGCACAGCCTCACCACCGCCGACCTGCTCGGTGTGGACGAGGAGACCGGCAAGCCGAACCGCCAGGAGCGGCGCCTGGACGCCGGGTACAACGGCTGGTGGTCCTGCCTGATCCCGTACGAGGTGGTGCGGGAGGTCGGCTACCCGATGCCGTACTTCTTCCAGTGGGACGATGCCGAGTACAGCTACCGGGCACGGGCGCACGGCTTCCCCACGGTGACGCTGCCCGGCGCCGGGGTGTGGCACGCGGACTTCCACTGGAAGGACTGGGACGAGTGGCACCGCTACTTCAACCTGCGCAACTCCATCATCACCGCCGCGCTGCACAGCCCGTTCAACCTGAACGTCCTGGCCAGGGTGCTGCTCGCGCAGGTGGTCCGGTACCTGCTCAGCATGCAGTACGGCCTCACCGCGACCTTGATCAAAGCCGTCGAGGACTTCCTGGAGGGCCCGGAGATCCTGGCCGACGGCGGGGTCGCGGCGATGAAGGAGATCCGGGAGATCCGGGCGCGGTACCCGGAGACCCACCGGTACCCGGCCACCGACGTTCCCGGGATCGCCTCGAGCGACATCGGCATCATCAACACCGGCCCGCGGCCCAGCCTGCAGCGCGCGGTGCTGCTCAAGCGGGTGCTCAACCGGTTGCTCGGCAAGCACACGCACGCCCTCGGCGCGATCCCGACCGACGAGGCGCACTGGTGGCACGTGTCGCTGTTCGAGACGGCGGTGGTCACCGACGCCAACCAGGAGGGCGTCCGGGTGCGCCGCTACGACCGCGCCCGCATGTTCGAGCTCGCCAAGCAGACGGTCCGGGTGCTCCAGCGGCTGCGCAAGGAAGGGCACGCCGTGCAGGAGCAGTACAAGCGGGCCATGCCCGAACTGACCAGCCGAGCCAACTGGACCCGTCTCTACCGCCTCTGA